From Impatiens glandulifera chromosome 7, dImpGla2.1, whole genome shotgun sequence:
aaaaataacaaaatttctctctcttctcaccttttatcatttttctaaccagtgatatagtgacacatcattccctcactCATTcactctctcaaattccctcccctATCACTCCTTTATGTATGGGCCGaatctcaaacttaaataagGGCCCAATCTTATATAAGAAGACAAAGGGTAtctttgtgaaaaaaatatatagttgaaTTAAtcctttcttttttaaatttgtaaagcagttcaattttattgtatagtgtttttatatatttaatctatcACTTTTGTTGGTTTTAATGTTTCTTAGGCCACTTGTTTGAATGATGGTCttcattaaatttatcaataatatttatttattttataaaaggcatattttttaattaaaaaaataatactttttactgtttctaaaaatatatagttaattcacactgtttgataaaaaattttaaaaaaatgattcattatatttttattgatgttaATATGAAGAAGATTAACTTAATTTCATGTTAATATCCATATGTTTTAATCATTTTAGAATAAGATTAACTTGATTTGCAGGAAGATTTAAAACTGCAAATAATGATaagattttgaatttattgATGTATTATTTCCTTATAGGTTGACATctaataatatttgttgaaaataaatattaataactacTCAAATATATGATTTATGTACCTTTCTACAAATTTGATGTGTTTTTGATGATAATTTTGCTAACAAAAGTTTTATTTGTTAAAgataatcatattatttgtaaaatgaatCGGGTGTGAAGACCCAAGATATTGTGAGTCTCACATGACTCGAAATAGACAATCAAAATTTtgctttcatttatttaaaaaaaagttacatatCTAAACCAATAATAATACATgtgtataatttatttcaacGTTGCTTTCTAAATAAGTAGTGGATacttatatatagtttttgaaaagaaaaatttaTAGTCAATAGAACATATTGTttgttcattttaaataaaaaccaagtggatatatatatatattatatattttattcgaGCACATGTTAGATTGCAGTTTGATAGGTAAAATTTAttcaagaataaataaatttataattaagatGAGGTGTCCACATAGTCAAAAATTTTAATTCgttaaattcaataattaaattattaagataaatattttatttatttataaatattacatttttacattgataataaattaaccacgtttgaaattattaaaacaaaacttcattttatatcaaattgtGATGTTTGTGATACTCGAAAAAGAAAGTCTAAAATCTAAATTAACTCTAAATAATGAATAAGAATTGACAATTAGAAAATTTGACCTTCAAAACAATTACCTTGATtatgttgtttttgttattaaatattaattattttttatctggttaaatttaattatttttaactggAAACACGTCATTCCATCTATTTTTTACTAGGCCTTATTTGCATTTATTTATCCAGAGCCTTAATATCTTCTAAAATCAGTTCCATCAAATTCTCCTgctctaatatatatttttgaaaggaTGAAACCGATATCGAGTTCTCTTACAAGTTACAACCatatttaagaattatattttattatggttggtttaatatttttaaatcttgaAATCTACTTTCAAAAAAGACAAACTCAAAACAAGTAagaaatgattaaattaattatatccaCAAAAAAATGTTGTAACATTTAAATagagaatttaaatattttgataaaaataaagcTTAATGGGTTGTTGGAGTATTAAGAAAGACCtaagtttatcaatttttttacaGAAGAAAGACCtaggttatttgtttttgttcaacTTGCTCTATGAACCTACCTTTTCCCATAATCTTATTAAACATGGGGTACTAATCTTTGTATAAAAGAAAACTTgagtaataaattattgaagGCAAGATGAATATCAATTTGTCGATAGAGAAAGTGCCCTTCCAGCCGCGATGGGGTTTTAAGGGGAACGATGGTTTGAAGAAGGCGTCTGGAATAACATTGAGAGGGGTTCATAATGAAATCATGTCGAATCTCGACCAATCGGATTTGAGGCCCGTGATTCAACTTGGTCAAGGAGATCCTTCGGCCTTCCCATGCTTTCAAACCACTTCGGTGGCCGAGGATGCTGTTGAAGTCGCTTTGCGATCAAATGAATTTAACGGATATGCTCCCACAGTTGGTCTTTTTACCGCTAGAAAGTAAGTAATTAGTTGATTTCCATTCAATATTGCATGCATGCATGAATGACATGCATTCTTGAGAATTTCTACCTCATGAAATAAAATTCTTAAGACTTAcctatttgtttgaaattgatctATCATATACTTTTTGTGACGTGGTTTTCTcatcatatttgtttttcttcataTTATGTATGTTTTTTTGGATTATTGATGTTATTTGTGTTTAAAAGACACTCTAGTTGTACTTGCATGATTTCTTGCTTATAATGGAGGGACCAATACAAAAACTCACATTTCaacaaatagaaaaagaaattgggatgattttttttaaaatatcaaccttaatttatatagaaaaaaaacatcatcaatTCAATATTATGATGTTCTTATAAAATGGTATTTTGttacaattatattttagaaaatttcaaAGTTAATTTTCTATTGAAAGTGTGATTCAATTTTTTCAATgaaaatcatgtaagaagttGTCTAAGTTTCTTAAGTGCTGGACACCAAAAGGAattgaagatattttttttttgtaaaatataatttttagtttatctATTATcacttttataataatgattattttgaaaGATCGAACTCATTCTATTTATTTCCTAAGTCAcacaataaaatacatgttatcactttaattatattataccaaAAAACAGTTAATTCGGTTGTATTTCGTGACACTTTGAACACTTATGTTTTTCTCATTAGTCTTAAACTAAgctcatttatattttattatattacattttccaaaaaagaattattaatacAAAAGTTTTTTCATTATCCTTTAATGCATTAGTTGAATattcatctaattatttttttcattctattCAAAATAGGGCAGTAGCTGAGTATCTATCAAAGGATCTCAAAGATCACAAGTTATCACCTGATGATGTTTATCTAACAATTGGGAGCTCACAAGCAATTGAACTTATAATATCAGCACTTTCTTGCCCTAAATCAAACATCCTTCTTCCAAGACCAGGGTACCCCATGTATGAAGCCCATGCAGCCGTTTCGAATATCGAAGTTCGTCACTTCGATCTTATCCCCGAGAAAGATTGGGAGATAGATCTCGATGAGGTTGAAGATCTTGCAGATGAAAACACCGTTGCTATTGTTATCATTAATCCCGGAAATCCTTGTGGAAATGTCTTCAAATACCAGCACTTGAAAAAGGCAATTAAGTTCTCTTCATTTGATTCAACTTTATGttaattgatattaaaaaaaatcatgttaattgattaatttaatatgttatagATTGCTGAGATTGCAAAAAAGTTGGGGATATTGATAATTGCTGATGAAGTATACAATCATCTTACATTTGGTAATAACCCATTTATACCGATGGGAAACTTTAGTTCGATTGCTCCTGTGATTACGGTTGATTCCATATCGAAGAGGTGGATTGTTCCCGGTTGGCGGTTAGGTTGGCTTGTGACAAATGATCCTCAAGGCATTCTTAAAAAACATGGGGTTTTCACTCATTATCCGATTCTATTATTTAGTACAATCAATGATAGTGCATAAGTTTCtgataagatttttttttctttctatattgCAGATTATTGATTCTATTATTGGCTTTCTGAATATTTCTTCTGATCCAGTAACATTTATTCAGGtgtaacatatattttttttttatttcttatagaaaatgtttatttaacatttatcaATGAATTCTTTTAACAGGGTGCACTTCCTCAGATCTTGGAGAAGACAActgattttttcttttctaaaattacaaacatCTTGAGAAAATCAGCAGATGTTTGTTATGATTCTCTAGAGGACATTCCTTGCATCACATGTTATAACAAACCAGAAGGCTCCATGTTTATAATGGtaacaaaaaataaagattattagTAAAGTTGATAATTATgtgatgaaaataatattatttttggattttaggtGAAACTCGACGTGTCAATGCTGGAAGATGTGTTCGATGATGTGGACTTTTGTACGAAGATGGCAAAAGAAGAATCAGTAGTGATCTTACCCGGTAAATGattacttttaataataatctcGTAGAATCATAACTCATGAACTAAGTAAATTccgataaattattttaatgtttttcgtAGGGGTTGCTGTGGGGCTTAAGAACTGGTTGCGCATATCTTTTGCTATAGAGCCTGAATCTCTCCTAGAAGGGCTTGGTTGTAGGATGAAAGAATTCTGCAAAAGGCATGCTAAAAAGAAATGAGACCAGCTTTCTTAATGGTGAATGAAGAATTAATATTCTAGTTCATTGATGAATTATATATAGTTGCATGTGCTTGGATCAATCATCTATGTTTTTAAATAAGCTTAGTGGTGGTGACTAGACTATTCACTAGGgatttactttttaataatcTTTTGTATTCTTGAGGGAAAACAATTGAATCATGTTTTGTGTTTGTATTGGATTtgattttgttataataaaatgatatttgtggTACTGTAAGATATGAAATTAACTTTTGGACTACATATAATTAATTCGTGatgttatttgatttgatatattGGACATTTCgacttatttattaaacatctttattattattattataaaaggaCTGAAcgtgaatttttattttgtagaagaatgattgaattatatgaaatttgacatttttatctattttttagaTTCTAAATATCatactttaaacttttttataattcaattgatttaaaatattcacataatcctgttgtttttgttttaaattttaatttattttatttttttataaaaaataattttttatttaaataaaatatttaattttaaattctaaaaatacaTTGTTTTCATGTCCtcattcacaaataaataattgtattttatacaataaaaatgagtgataaaaaaacatatattaaaaataataataataaaatatgaggaGATTTTGTACTTGTACTATTTTTGTTTAACAAGCGTACTAACCTGTCAACCCCACAATAATTCTCTATTTCCATTTAAAGcgttttgaatttgaattaaattagtgatattttgttttcttcggTTAACCTTTTGTATTGATTCACTATGGGTGGAGTGATTTtgtactttatattataaaactttttttaacCTTTTAAGTTGAATGAAGGAAGTTGTGACAACCATggaataatatacttttatgtATACTATTGTAATGGGGGCAGCTTGACCATTTAGGAAAAGTTATGTACTCAAGAAAAACAAGGTTGTTCTACACGAGATTGTTATTAGCTTAAAGATATTATTTTCAACTTATCCAA
This genomic window contains:
- the LOC124910272 gene encoding nicotianamine aminotransferase 1-like; this translates as MSNLDQSDLRPVIQLGQGDPSAFPCFQTTSVAEDAVEVALRSNEFNGYAPTVGLFTARKAVAEYLSKDLKDHKLSPDDVYLTIGSSQAIELIISALSCPKSNILLPRPGYPMYEAHAAVSNIEVRHFDLIPEKDWEIDLDEVEDLADENTVAIVIINPGNPCGNVFKYQHLKKIAEIAKKLGILIIADEVYNHLTFGNNPFIPMGNFSSIAPVITVDSISKRWIVPGWRLGWLVTNDPQGILKKHGIIDSIIGFLNISSDPVTFIQGALPQILEKTTDFFFSKITNILRKSADVCYDSLEDIPCITCYNKPEGSMFIMVKLDVSMLEDVFDDVDFCTKMAKEESVVILPGVAVGLKNWLRISFAIEPESLLEGLGCRMKEFCKRHAKKK